TCGAGGAGGTCTCCTCGGCGACCTTCGCGCGCGGCGGCGTCTTCTCCAAGGCGCTGGTGCCGCTGCGGGTGGTGAAGGGCATCCTGTCGATGGCGCGTCGCTTCCGCCGCGACCGGCCGAACGTCGTCGTGGGCTTCGGCGGCTACCCGTCGATCCCGGCGCTCGGCGCGGCGCGGCTGCTGAAGCTGCCCTCGATGATCCACGAGCAGAACGGCGTGCTGGGCAAGGTGAACGAGAAGTTCGCCCGCAAGGTGAACGCCGTTGCCTGCGGCACCTGGCCGACGCGCCTGCCCGAGGGGGTCGAGGGCATCCCCGTCGGCAACCCGGTGCGCAACGCCGTGCGCGAGCGGGCAGGGGCGGGCTACATCCCGCCGGGCGACTACCCGATGTCGCTGCTGGTCATCGGCGGCTCGCAGGGCGCGCGCATCCTGTCGGACGTGGTGCCGCCCGCGATCGAGCGTCTGCCGATGGAAATCCTGCGCAACCTGCGCATCAGCCACCAGGCCCGCGACGAGGACGGCGAGCGGGTGGCCAAGTTCTACTACGAGCACGGCATCGACGCCGAGGTGCAGCCCTTCTTCAACGACGTGCCCGCGCGCATGTCCGAGGCGCAGCTGGTGATCTCGCGCTCCGGCGCCTCTTCGGTGGCCGACATCTCGGTGATCGGGCGGCCCTCGATCCTGATCCCCTACGCCGTGGCGGCGGGCGATCACCAGACGGTCAACGCGCAGGGGCTGGTCGACGCCGGCGCCGCGATCCGCATCCCGGAAAGCAAGCTTTCGGTCGAGGCGATGACCGAGGCGATCCTCGCGGTGCTCTGCAACCCACAGGGCGCGCTGCAGATGTCGCGCGCGGCGCTGTCGGTCTCGCATCCTGACGCAGCGCTCGGGCTGGCGCAGATGGTCGAGGAACTGGCAGGGTTCGCATCCGAGGATACATACGAAGAAGACCCGGTGGACTATTACCCGGGCGAAGAAGAACAGGCGTATGAGCAGGAGACGGGGCAGAGATGAAAGATGAGAAGTTCACGCAGGATACCGCGCGCATGAGCCCGGCGACCAAGCTTCCGGGCGATGTCGGCCCGATCCATTTCGTCGGCATCGGCGGCATCGGCATGTCCGGCATCGCCGAGGTGCTGCTGAACCACGGCTACGCCGTGCAGGGCTCGGATCTCAAGTGCTCGAAGATCACCGAGCGGCTGGTCTCGCTGGGCGCGCATGTCTTCGAGGGCCAGCGCGCCGAGAACCTCGAGAACGCGCAGGTGGTGGTGATCTCCTCTGCGATCAAGCCGGGCAACCCCGAGCTCGACGAGGCGCGGCGGCGTGGCCTGCCGGTGGTACGCCGGGCCGAGATGCTGGCCGAGCTGATGCGCCTCAAGTCCAACGTCGCCATCGCCGGCACCCATGGCAAGACGACGACGACCACGATGGTCGCAACGCTGCTCGACGCGGGCGGGATCGACCCCACCGTGGTCAACGGCGGCATCATCCACGCCTATGGCTCGAACGCGCGCGTGGGTCTCGGCGAGTGGATGGTGGTCGAGGCCGACGAGAGCGACGGCACCTTCAACCGCCTGCCGGCGACCATCGCCATCGTCACCAACATCGACCCCGAGCACATGGAGCACTGGGGCTCGATCGAGCGGCTGCGGGACGGCTTCTACCAGTTCGTGTCGAACATCCCCTTCTACGGCCTCGCCGTCTGCTGCACCGACCACCCCGAGGTGCAGGCGCCTGTGGGCCGGGTGACCGACCGCCGCGTCACCACCTACGGCTTCAACGCCCAGGCCGACGTGCGCGCGGTGAACCTGCGCTACGAGAAGGGCATCGCCCATTTCGACGTGCTGCTGCAGGCCGAGGGCGGCAAGATCGAGGGCTGCACCCTGCCGATGCCGGGGGACCACAACGTCTCGAACGCGCTGTCGGCCGTGGCCGTGGCGCGGCACCTCGGCATGACCGGCGACGAGATCCGCACTGCGCTGGCGAACTTCGGCGGGGTCAACCGCCGCTTCACCCGCGTCGGCGAGGTGAACGGGGTCACGATCATCGACGATTACGGCCACCACCCGGTCGAGATCGCCGCCGTGCTCAAGGCCGCGCGCCAGGCCTCGGAGGGCCGGGTCATCGCCGTGCACCAGCCGCACCGCTACTCGCGCCTGCACTCGCTCTTCGACGATTTCTGCACCTGCTTCAACGAGGCCGACGTGGTCGCCATCGCCGAGGTCTATGCGGCCGGCGAGGACCCGATCCCCGGTGCCTCGCGCGATGACCTCGTGGCCGGG
The Salipiger sp. H15 DNA segment above includes these coding regions:
- a CDS encoding UDP-N-acetylglucosamine--N-acetylmuramyl-(pentapeptide) pyrophosphoryl-undecaprenol N-acetylglucosamine transferase; its protein translation is MFPAQALAEIMLRRGWRVKLSTDARGARYTGGFPHTVEIEEVSSATFARGGVFSKALVPLRVVKGILSMARRFRRDRPNVVVGFGGYPSIPALGAARLLKLPSMIHEQNGVLGKVNEKFARKVNAVACGTWPTRLPEGVEGIPVGNPVRNAVRERAGAGYIPPGDYPMSLLVIGGSQGARILSDVVPPAIERLPMEILRNLRISHQARDEDGERVAKFYYEHGIDAEVQPFFNDVPARMSEAQLVISRSGASSVADISVIGRPSILIPYAVAAGDHQTVNAQGLVDAGAAIRIPESKLSVEAMTEAILAVLCNPQGALQMSRAALSVSHPDAALGLAQMVEELAGFASEDTYEEDPVDYYPGEEEQAYEQETGQR
- the murC gene encoding UDP-N-acetylmuramate--L-alanine ligase, translating into MSPATKLPGDVGPIHFVGIGGIGMSGIAEVLLNHGYAVQGSDLKCSKITERLVSLGAHVFEGQRAENLENAQVVVISSAIKPGNPELDEARRRGLPVVRRAEMLAELMRLKSNVAIAGTHGKTTTTTMVATLLDAGGIDPTVVNGGIIHAYGSNARVGLGEWMVVEADESDGTFNRLPATIAIVTNIDPEHMEHWGSIERLRDGFYQFVSNIPFYGLAVCCTDHPEVQAPVGRVTDRRVTTYGFNAQADVRAVNLRYEKGIAHFDVLLQAEGGKIEGCTLPMPGDHNVSNALSAVAVARHLGMTGDEIRTALANFGGVNRRFTRVGEVNGVTIIDDYGHHPVEIAAVLKAARQASEGRVIAVHQPHRYSRLHSLFDDFCTCFNEADVVAIAEVYAAGEDPIPGASRDDLVAGLIRHGHRHARAILSEDDLERLVREQARPGDMVVCLGAGTISAWANNLPARLET